A DNA window from Setaria viridis chromosome 2, Setaria_viridis_v4.0, whole genome shotgun sequence contains the following coding sequences:
- the LOC117842867 gene encoding uncharacterized protein — protein MATAQSSTPSFFNFLKEGLLLPTHNRRLFAAVFAIIVASSSLLLLGNDLAVQPISDEIRIDAMALNGTDPSSPEFLHLIQEIQEDTRKLLITGAVYLLVAVVIGSLIRILLQFAAVATYSGELHTFASLLGKAKAQLKGPLLTLAFVYALEIAYTAFLTVMAGILLTFVVVIKQYLALVFVGALLAIVAVVFLVYFFFVCSLSIIVAVAEPGCHGAGAVGRAWRLMKGKLLRAVVFILVTVVLAAAIWPVYNLAKTCALSNMASGLLLGFLYTILMAAVQVFEVCAMTAFYYECKESTEASATKYIKVSTKEPINV, from the coding sequence ATGGCCACCGCGCAAAGCTCGACGCCATCGTTCTTCAACTTCCTAAAGGAAGGCCTGCTCCTCCCTACCCACAACAGGAGGCTCTTCGCTGCGGTCTTTGCGATCATCGTCGCCTCCAGCTCTCTGCTCCTACTCGGCAACGACCTCGCCGTCCAGCCCATCTCCGATGAGATCCGCATCGACGCCATGGCGCTCAACGGCACCGACCCCAGCAGCCCAGAATTCCTTCACCTCATCCAAGAGATCCAGGAGGACACCCGGAAGCTCTTGATCACCGGCGCGGTCTATCTCCTAGTTGCCGTTGTCATTGGATCTCTCATCCGGATCCTCCTCCAATTCGCTGCGGTGGCGACGTACTCCGGCGAGCTGCACACCTTCGCGTCGCTCCTCGGCAAAGCAAAGGCGCAGCTGAAAGGCCCCCTACTGACGCTCGCCTTCGTCTACGCGCTGGAGATCGCCTACACCGCGTTTCTCACGGTCATGGCTGGGATCCTCCTCACCTTCGTCGTCGTGATTAAGCAATACCTCGCCTTGGTCTTCGTAGGCGCGCTGCTAGCCATCGTCGCGGTCGTATTCCTCGTATACTTCTTCTTCGTGTGCTCCCTTAGCATCATCGTGGCAGTCGCCGAGCCCGGTtgccacggcgccggcgcagtCGGGCGAGCCTGGCGGCTGATGAAGGGGAAGCTCCTACGGGCCGTGGTTTTCATCTTGGTGACTGTCGTGCTCGCTGCCGCCATCTGGCCCGTGTACAATCTAGCCAAGACGTGCGCCCTTAGTAACATGGCGTCAGGGTTGCTCCTGGGGTTTCTCTACACTATCCTGATGGCCGCCGTGCAGGTGTTTGAGGTCTGCGCCATGACTGCGTTCTACTACGAGTGCAAGGAGAGCACCGAGGCATCAGCGACGAAGTACATCAAGGTGTCTACCAAAGAGCCGATAAATGTTTGA